The following coding sequences are from one Humulus lupulus chromosome X, drHumLupu1.1, whole genome shotgun sequence window:
- the LOC133807250 gene encoding aldehyde dehydrogenase family 3 member H1 isoform X2, which translates to MAQGVEEKIEEVFDSTAASFLVKDLKQSFASGKTRSYEWRVSQLKSIMKLVNDHEREVVDALRSDLSKPEFESVVYELSMLKNSCKGALKQLKRWMIPEKVKTSMTTFPSSAEIVSEPLGVVLIISAWNYPFLLSLDPVVGAIAAGNAVVLKPSEVAPATSSLLAKLLSEYLDKSCVRVVEGAVAETSALLEQKWDKICYTGNGKVGRIVMQAAAKHLTPVLLELGGKSPVVVDSSVNLQVAVRRIIAGKWCCNNGQACISPDYIITTKDFAPKLVDTLKEELEKFYGKNPLESKDLSRIVNSNHFARLSKLLDDEKVSGKIVLGGERNETDLRIAPTILLDVPRDSLIMSEEIFGPLLPIITVDKVEDSFDIISSGTKPLAAYLFTSNNKLKKQFVTTVSAGGVVVNDTTIHLAVDTLPFGGVGESGTGSYHGKFSFDAFSHKKAVVYRSFLGDAAIRYPPYTLGKQRLLKALMGGSIVCIIRALFGWS; encoded by the exons ATGGCGCAAGGAGTGGAGGAGAAGATCGAGGAGGTGTTTGATTCAACAGCGGCGTCGTTTTTGGTCAAAGACCTGAAGCAGAGCTTCGCCTCTGGTAAGACTCGGAGCTACGAATGGAGAGTTTCGCAGTTGAAGAGTATTATGAAACTGGTCAACGATCACGAGCGAGAGGTGGTTGATGCTCTTCGCTCCGACCTGTCCAAGCCCGAATTCGAATCCGTCGTCTATGAG CTATCTATGTTGAAGAACTCATGTAAAGGGGCTCTTAAGCAACTAAAGCGTTGGATGATACCAGAAAAG GTTAAAACTTCAATGACCACTTTCCCTTCTTCAGCTGAGATAGTGTCTGAACCATTAGGTGTCGTATTAATCATTTCAGCATGGAACTATCCTTTCT TGCTGTCCCTGGATCCTGTTGTTGGAGCTATTGCAGCTGGTAATGCTGTTGTTCTGAAACCATCAGAAGTTGCTCCAGCCACATCCTCATTGCTTGCTAAATTACTaagtgaatatttggataaatctTGTGTAAGGGTTGTTGAGGGGGCTGTGGCCGAAACATCTGCGCTGTTGGAGCAAAAATGGGACAAAATTTGTTACACAG gCAATGGGAAGGTAGGTCGCATTGTGATGCAGGCTGCTGCAAAACACCTTACGCCTGTTCTTTTGGAGCTTGGTGGAAAATCTCCAGTTGTTGTTGATTCAAGCGTCAATTTACAA GTCGCTGTGAGGCGGATAATTGCTGGCAAGTGGTGTTGTAATAATGGACAAGCTTGCATTTCTCCTGATTATATCATAACAACTAAAGATTTTGCTCCCAAGTTG GTGGACACTCTGAAAGAGGAGTTGGAGAAATTTTACGGGAAGAATCCATTGGAATCAAAAGATTTGTCTCGTATTGTGAATTCAAACCACTTTGCTCGCTTGTCAAAGCTCTTGGATGATGAAAAGGTTTCTGGTAAAATCGTTCTTGGAGGCGAAAGGAATGAAACCGACTT GAGGATTGCCCCCACCATCTTGCTAGATGTGCCACGAGATTCTCTGATCATGAGTGAGGAAATATTTGGTCCCCTGCTTCCAATTATTACG GTTGACAAAGTAGAAGATAGCTTTGATATTATCAGCTCGGGAACAAAGCCCCTCGCCGCATATTTATTTACCAGCAACAATAAGCTTAAGAAGCAGTTTGTTACGACCGTATCTGCTGGGGGTGTTGTTGTCAATGACACTACCATACAT CTTGCAGTTGACACACTTCCATTTGGAGGAGTAGGCGAGAGTGGAACGGGTTCTTACCATGGGAAATTTTCTTTCGATGCCTTTAGCCATAAAAAGGCGGTTGTCTATCGAAGTTTTCTCGGCGATGCAGCAATAAGGTACCCACCTTACACATTGGGAAAGCAAAGGCTGCTAAAGGCGCTCATGGGTGGTAGCATAGTATGCATAATCCGAGCATTGTTCGGATGGTCTTAG
- the LOC133807250 gene encoding aldehyde dehydrogenase family 3 member H1 isoform X1 produces the protein MAQGVEEKIEEVFDSTAASFLVKDLKQSFASGKTRSYEWRVSQLKSIMKLVNDHEREVVDALRSDLSKPEFESVVYELSMLKNSCKGALKQLKRWMIPEKVKTSMTTFPSSAEIVSEPLGVVLIISAWNYPFLLSLDPVVGAIAAGNAVVLKPSEVAPATSSLLAKLLSEYLDKSCVRVVEGAVAETSALLEQKWDKICYTGNGKVGRIVMQAAAKHLTPVLLELGGKSPVVVDSSVNLQVAVRRIIAGKWCCNNGQACISPDYIITTKDFAPKLVRFLIYYIADLNRHSLYFFSTKIPIFLQVDTLKEELEKFYGKNPLESKDLSRIVNSNHFARLSKLLDDEKVSGKIVLGGERNETDLRIAPTILLDVPRDSLIMSEEIFGPLLPIITVDKVEDSFDIISSGTKPLAAYLFTSNNKLKKQFVTTVSAGGVVVNDTTIHLAVDTLPFGGVGESGTGSYHGKFSFDAFSHKKAVVYRSFLGDAAIRYPPYTLGKQRLLKALMGGSIVCIIRALFGWS, from the exons ATGGCGCAAGGAGTGGAGGAGAAGATCGAGGAGGTGTTTGATTCAACAGCGGCGTCGTTTTTGGTCAAAGACCTGAAGCAGAGCTTCGCCTCTGGTAAGACTCGGAGCTACGAATGGAGAGTTTCGCAGTTGAAGAGTATTATGAAACTGGTCAACGATCACGAGCGAGAGGTGGTTGATGCTCTTCGCTCCGACCTGTCCAAGCCCGAATTCGAATCCGTCGTCTATGAG CTATCTATGTTGAAGAACTCATGTAAAGGGGCTCTTAAGCAACTAAAGCGTTGGATGATACCAGAAAAG GTTAAAACTTCAATGACCACTTTCCCTTCTTCAGCTGAGATAGTGTCTGAACCATTAGGTGTCGTATTAATCATTTCAGCATGGAACTATCCTTTCT TGCTGTCCCTGGATCCTGTTGTTGGAGCTATTGCAGCTGGTAATGCTGTTGTTCTGAAACCATCAGAAGTTGCTCCAGCCACATCCTCATTGCTTGCTAAATTACTaagtgaatatttggataaatctTGTGTAAGGGTTGTTGAGGGGGCTGTGGCCGAAACATCTGCGCTGTTGGAGCAAAAATGGGACAAAATTTGTTACACAG gCAATGGGAAGGTAGGTCGCATTGTGATGCAGGCTGCTGCAAAACACCTTACGCCTGTTCTTTTGGAGCTTGGTGGAAAATCTCCAGTTGTTGTTGATTCAAGCGTCAATTTACAA GTCGCTGTGAGGCGGATAATTGCTGGCAAGTGGTGTTGTAATAATGGACAAGCTTGCATTTCTCCTGATTATATCATAACAACTAAAGATTTTGCTCCCAAGTTGGTAAGGTTCCTGATATACTACATTGCAGATCTCAATCGGCACTCACTTTATTTCTTTTCAACTAAAATCCCTATTTTTCTTCAGGTGGACACTCTGAAAGAGGAGTTGGAGAAATTTTACGGGAAGAATCCATTGGAATCAAAAGATTTGTCTCGTATTGTGAATTCAAACCACTTTGCTCGCTTGTCAAAGCTCTTGGATGATGAAAAGGTTTCTGGTAAAATCGTTCTTGGAGGCGAAAGGAATGAAACCGACTT GAGGATTGCCCCCACCATCTTGCTAGATGTGCCACGAGATTCTCTGATCATGAGTGAGGAAATATTTGGTCCCCTGCTTCCAATTATTACG GTTGACAAAGTAGAAGATAGCTTTGATATTATCAGCTCGGGAACAAAGCCCCTCGCCGCATATTTATTTACCAGCAACAATAAGCTTAAGAAGCAGTTTGTTACGACCGTATCTGCTGGGGGTGTTGTTGTCAATGACACTACCATACAT CTTGCAGTTGACACACTTCCATTTGGAGGAGTAGGCGAGAGTGGAACGGGTTCTTACCATGGGAAATTTTCTTTCGATGCCTTTAGCCATAAAAAGGCGGTTGTCTATCGAAGTTTTCTCGGCGATGCAGCAATAAGGTACCCACCTTACACATTGGGAAAGCAAAGGCTGCTAAAGGCGCTCATGGGTGGTAGCATAGTATGCATAATCCGAGCATTGTTCGGATGGTCTTAG
- the LOC133803471 gene encoding uncharacterized protein LOC133803471: MSSTRSFHHSFRSNNSQNIKVDDDDQRSQNNKYKHRSADNYLFPSTYYNDHNNDLSRNSSKRVNPPKSSMDYCYYYSSSSSPPPPTFFGKIPSTRHSSNNNNNNNNNPIMFSNSSGMLKPPPIEKKLECTLEELCYGCQKKLKITRDVINDLGRIVEEEELLTIKVKPGWKKGTKITFEGMGNEKAGSYPADIIFIIAEKRHQLFRREGDDLEFAIRIPLVKALTGCKISIPLLGGEKMRLTVDDVIHPGFVKIVPNQGMTVAKDRGIRRRRGDLRVVFLVDFPSHLSDHQRLDVLTILQDEG, from the exons ATGAGCTCaacaagatcatttcatcatAGCTTTAGAAGCAATAATAGCCAAAACATCAAAGTAGATGATGATGATCAGAGGagtcaaaataataaatataagcaCAGAAGTGCAGATAATTATTTATTCCCTTCTACTTAttacaatgatcataataatgaTCTCTCAAGAAACTCCAGCAAGAGAGTGAACCCCCCAAAAAGCTCAATggattattgttattattattccAGTTCATCATCCCCACCACCACCTactttttttggaaaaattccaAGCACTAGACAtagttcaaataataataataataataataataatcctaTTATGTTCTCAAACTCTTCTGGGATGTTGAAACCACCACCCATTGAGAAGAAACTGGAGTGTACTCTTGAGGAGTTGTGTTATGGCTGCCAAAAGAAGCTCAAGATCACTAGAGATGTCATTAATGATTTAGG AAGAATAGTAGAAGAAGAGGAGTTGTTGACCATAAAAGTCAAACCTGGATGGAAGAAGGGAACAAAGATCACATTCGAAGGAATGGGGAACGAGAAGGCAGGGTCGTACCCGGCAGACATAATCTTCATCATCGCCGAGAAACGCCACCAGCTGTTCCGAAGAGAAGGAGACGACTTAGAGTTCGCCATAAGAATTCCTCTGGTGAAAGCTCTCACTGGCTGTAAAATCTCCATTCCCCTACTGGGTGGGGAGAAGATGAGGTTGACTGTTGATGATGTCATACACCCTGGCTTTGTCAAGATTGTCCCAAACCAAGGCATGACTGTTGCTAAAGATCGAGGAATTCGGAGGAGGAGAGGAGATTTGAGAGTTGTGTTCTTGGTTGATTTTCCATCTCACCTTAGTGATCATCAGAGATTGGATGTTCTTACTATATTGCAAGATGAAGGTTGA